Proteins from a genomic interval of Alteromonas macleodii ATCC 27126:
- a CDS encoding glutathione S-transferase family protein: MRIYGDTRSGNCYKLQLLLSLLGKTCEWIDVDIMKGETRAPSFLEKTPNGKIPLLELDDGRVLSESNAIMHYLASNTPLIPSSPYSFSQLLQWQFFEQYSHEPYIAVARYINVYLGLPEDRKAEYESKQAGGYRALAVMEHQLKITPFLLGDTLTLADISLFAYTHVAHEGGFDLSAYPAIRNWISLVKDQKGFVPMNA, encoded by the coding sequence GTGCGAATATACGGCGACACGCGTTCAGGAAACTGTTACAAGCTCCAACTGCTTCTTTCTTTGTTAGGTAAAACCTGCGAATGGATTGATGTGGACATTATGAAAGGAGAGACACGCGCTCCTTCTTTCCTAGAAAAGACCCCTAATGGGAAAATTCCGTTGCTTGAACTAGACGACGGCAGGGTGTTGTCAGAATCCAATGCCATCATGCACTATCTAGCATCTAACACTCCTTTAATCCCCTCTTCTCCCTATAGTTTTTCGCAACTTTTACAGTGGCAGTTTTTCGAACAATACAGTCACGAGCCTTATATCGCCGTTGCTCGTTACATCAATGTTTATTTAGGGCTACCCGAGGACAGGAAAGCGGAGTACGAATCTAAACAAGCGGGTGGATATCGCGCACTAGCTGTCATGGAGCATCAACTTAAAATTACGCCGTTTTTGCTAGGTGACACGTTAACTCTTGCGGATATTTCGTTGTTTGCCTATACCCACGTTGCCCACGAGGGCGGGTTTGACCTTTCCGCCTATCCTGCCATTCGAAATTGGATAAGTTTAGTCAAAGATCAAAAGGGCTTCGTTCCCATGAACGCGTAA
- a CDS encoding MGMT family protein codes for MPNEAVQSRVEKTLSLVPEGQVISYALLADLCGLPGRARMMGKCLREINADCHWHRVLRADGKIAFPAGSDKADEQRERLAEEGVVVKNYRVNMTKFGWKPDLHTILVELEY; via the coding sequence ATGCCGAATGAAGCAGTACAATCTCGAGTAGAGAAAACGCTTTCTTTAGTGCCTGAGGGACAGGTAATAAGTTACGCCTTGCTCGCTGACCTGTGTGGATTACCCGGCAGAGCTAGAATGATGGGAAAGTGTTTAAGAGAGATAAATGCTGACTGTCACTGGCATCGCGTACTACGTGCTGACGGTAAAATTGCTTTTCCTGCTGGCTCTGATAAAGCGGATGAGCAGCGAGAGCGATTAGCAGAGGAAGGTGTGGTCGTTAAAAACTACCGAGTGAATATGACGAAGTTTGGTTGGAAGCCAGATTTACACACTATACTAGTAGAGTTAGAGTACTGA
- a CDS encoding OmpA family protein, which yields MKKTLAVSLIAASLTVAGCATDPNNTQKGAAIGAVVGALLGKATGDNDKSRYAWGAAVGAIAGGAIGNYMDKQEEELRNELSDTGVQVVREGDNLRLIMPGDITFATDSSSISPNFNPVLQDVAKVVNNYEKTVLMIKGHTDDTGSEQYNQSLSERRAGAVKNLLINYSVNPTRITTVGMGEYAPKVPNNSAANRSMNRRVEMEIQPLTQSNT from the coding sequence ATGAAAAAGACTCTTGCTGTAAGTTTGATTGCTGCGTCACTAACGGTAGCAGGTTGCGCAACTGATCCGAATAATACGCAAAAAGGTGCCGCTATTGGTGCGGTAGTAGGCGCATTGCTGGGTAAAGCGACAGGTGATAACGACAAAAGTCGTTATGCGTGGGGCGCTGCGGTAGGTGCAATCGCAGGTGGTGCGATAGGTAACTACATGGACAAACAGGAAGAAGAGCTTCGAAATGAGCTTTCTGATACTGGCGTTCAAGTTGTGCGAGAAGGCGATAATCTGCGATTGATCATGCCGGGCGACATTACCTTTGCTACTGACAGTTCTAGCATCAGCCCTAACTTCAATCCGGTTCTTCAAGACGTTGCCAAAGTCGTAAACAATTACGAAAAAACCGTTCTTATGATCAAAGGTCATACGGATGACACTGGCTCTGAGCAGTACAACCAGTCTTTATCTGAGCGTCGTGCAGGAGCGGTTAAGAATTTACTTATTAACTATTCTGTTAACCCGACGCGTATCACGACGGTAGGTATGGGCGAATACGCACCTAAAGTACCTAACAATAGTGCAGCAAACCGCTCGATGAACCGTCGAGTAGAGATGGAAATTCAACCACTCACACAGTCTAATACCTAA
- a CDS encoding HD-GYP domain-containing protein, which translates to MIKKITIDQLVPGMFVHQILEQKGALRVTSQGRVTSDDVVKTLRKRGVKTLAIDTDKAFNVEQPSSSATVEKHQNSPSDQPVKSKKVSLENELVRAAKLHEQGKAIQKLLLANVQKETPFDASIPKAFSNKLVESVDRNPDALLCLTKIREKDDYLLEHSLNVAILLANFGKYLGMSEEEVQDLSYAGFLHDLGKIKIPDEILHKPGRLTDSEMEIMKGHVKHGVDYLKSTEIAQPLIQAISEHHERLDGLGYPAGTKGEDISQAGRMLAIADMYDALTADRVYKAGMSSQKAFSILMSDAPTRLDQSLVQQFIKCLGVYPVGSLVLLSNDKLAMVLEQRDSPLTPLVKVFYSVRSNHYLTPKDVDLSSDKTVSINKAVIASDYKIDVNAFFERSVSIG; encoded by the coding sequence ATGATAAAAAAGATTACTATTGATCAGTTAGTGCCAGGCATGTTTGTTCATCAAATTTTAGAGCAAAAAGGTGCGTTGAGGGTTACGAGCCAAGGCCGCGTTACGTCTGATGACGTGGTTAAAACACTTAGAAAGCGAGGTGTGAAAACCCTCGCCATTGATACAGATAAGGCGTTTAACGTTGAGCAACCTAGCTCATCGGCCACTGTGGAAAAGCACCAAAACTCGCCTTCTGATCAGCCGGTAAAATCAAAAAAAGTATCACTAGAAAATGAGCTGGTAAGAGCCGCAAAGCTTCACGAGCAAGGAAAGGCAATTCAAAAGTTGTTACTTGCCAATGTACAAAAAGAGACGCCTTTTGATGCGAGTATTCCCAAAGCATTTTCAAATAAGTTAGTCGAGTCGGTAGATAGGAACCCCGATGCGTTGCTTTGTCTAACTAAAATTCGAGAAAAAGACGACTATTTACTAGAGCATTCTCTGAACGTCGCTATTTTACTCGCAAATTTTGGCAAGTATTTAGGGATGTCTGAAGAAGAGGTGCAAGACCTCTCCTATGCTGGCTTTCTACACGACTTGGGCAAAATCAAAATTCCAGATGAAATTCTTCATAAGCCAGGCCGCCTTACGGACAGCGAAATGGAGATCATGAAAGGTCATGTAAAGCACGGGGTCGACTATTTAAAAAGTACGGAAATTGCGCAGCCACTGATTCAAGCGATTAGTGAGCATCATGAGCGATTGGATGGCTTGGGCTACCCTGCTGGGACCAAAGGTGAGGATATTAGCCAAGCGGGCCGAATGCTTGCCATTGCCGACATGTACGATGCACTCACCGCGGACCGGGTGTATAAGGCCGGTATGTCTAGCCAAAAGGCATTCTCTATTTTGATGAGTGATGCGCCAACGCGTCTTGACCAGTCGCTTGTTCAACAGTTTATAAAGTGTCTGGGCGTTTATCCCGTAGGGAGCCTAGTTCTATTATCAAATGATAAATTAGCGATGGTGCTTGAACAGAGAGACTCCCCGCTTACGCCACTCGTAAAGGTTTTTTATTCGGTTCGCAGTAACCACTATCTAACGCCGAAAGATGTTGACCTATCATCGGATAAAACAGTCAGTATCAACAAAGCCGTCATAGCGTCTGACTATAAGATTGATGTGAACGCATTTTTTGAGCGCTCAGTTTCAATAGGCTAA
- a CDS encoding nuclear transport factor 2 family protein, with protein sequence MKYLLLGLVMLAVATTAVANNDRDAVNQTLNALHHNASIADFEQYFGLYHDSAIFIGTDASEVWTKEAFKAYAKPHFDKGRGWTYHPRDRHIYFSPNHDVAWFDELLDNESLGETRGTGVLIKEGAKWKVTQYHLTIPIPNALADSVANQIKTMR encoded by the coding sequence ATGAAATATCTATTGTTAGGTCTGGTCATGCTTGCTGTTGCTACGACGGCCGTTGCGAACAACGACCGCGACGCAGTGAATCAGACACTTAATGCTCTACATCACAATGCGTCTATTGCAGACTTTGAGCAGTATTTTGGTTTGTATCACGACAGCGCGATCTTTATTGGCACCGACGCATCTGAGGTATGGACCAAAGAAGCGTTTAAGGCGTATGCCAAACCTCACTTTGACAAGGGCAGAGGATGGACATACCACCCGCGAGACAGGCATATCTATTTTTCCCCTAATCACGATGTAGCCTGGTTCGATGAACTGCTCGATAATGAAAGCCTGGGAGAAACACGAGGCACGGGTGTATTAATAAAAGAGGGAGCGAAGTGGAAAGTAACCCAATATCATTTAACGATCCCTATCCCCAACGCGCTTGCAGATAGCGTTGCTAATCAAATTAAAACCATGCGATAA
- a CDS encoding F0F1 ATP synthase subunit epsilon encodes MAMTVHLDVVSAEKAIFSGRVEAIQVTGSEGELGIHPGHAPLISAIKPGMVRLVKQHGEEEVIYVAGGVLEVQPGNVTVLADTAVRAEDLDEQAAEEAKRRAEEHIANPGADFNYAEAAHELAEAIAQLRLIQKLRK; translated from the coding sequence ATGGCAATGACAGTACATTTGGACGTAGTAAGCGCGGAGAAAGCGATTTTCTCAGGTCGCGTTGAAGCGATTCAGGTGACAGGTAGCGAAGGTGAGCTGGGTATTCACCCAGGGCACGCGCCACTTATCTCTGCTATTAAACCTGGTATGGTGCGTTTGGTTAAACAGCACGGTGAAGAAGAAGTAATCTATGTTGCAGGTGGTGTACTAGAAGTACAACCTGGCAATGTTACCGTACTGGCTGATACCGCGGTTCGAGCTGAAGATCTTGACGAGCAGGCAGCAGAAGAAGCCAAACGACGTGCAGAAGAGCACATCGCCAACCCAGGCGCTGACTTTAACTACGCTGAAGCAGCTCACGAGCTTGCAGAAGCTATTGCTCAACTTCGTCTTATTCAGAAGTTACGCAAGTAA
- a CDS encoding DUF1624 domain-containing protein, translating into MAKMSSSIQRNRIRSIDMMRGLVMLIMLIDHVRERFFLHLQVSDPMDIDTTSPSLFFTRLAAHYCAPTFVFLTGLSAWLYANPMNSANKAKPTRNVREFLIKRGLFILFLEVTFITFSWGASFQTLYLQVMWAIGISMIALAVLSYLPRTLLLILGLLIVFGHNALTPISYVPHETGYTLWTMLHDRGYILQSAALNIKVSYPVLPWIGVILLGYACGPLYSQQLDKARRGRWLLGLFAVSLSLFFLLRGLNIYGETLPWELQQSAITTLMSLLNLTKYPPSLAFLVFTLAGMFLLLFAFERVKDTQFAFLDTFGSVPMFFYILHLYVLLVMYGIAFFIWGANKGKYVGVDHIWQIWLIAAGLSLVLYFPVKWFSAYKSKHHAPWLKYL; encoded by the coding sequence ATGGCTAAAATGTCTTCTAGTATTCAACGAAACCGTATTCGAAGCATCGATATGATGCGTGGCTTGGTCATGCTCATTATGCTTATCGATCACGTGCGAGAGCGCTTTTTTCTGCATTTGCAGGTATCTGATCCTATGGATATCGATACTACGTCACCTTCTCTATTTTTCACACGGTTAGCCGCCCATTACTGCGCACCCACATTCGTGTTTTTAACGGGGCTGTCTGCATGGCTCTATGCCAATCCAATGAACTCAGCGAATAAGGCTAAGCCGACACGTAATGTCAGAGAGTTCTTAATTAAGCGTGGATTGTTTATTTTGTTCTTAGAGGTCACATTTATTACGTTTAGCTGGGGGGCGAGTTTCCAAACGCTTTATCTTCAGGTGATGTGGGCCATAGGTATCAGCATGATTGCTCTGGCTGTATTGAGTTATCTTCCAAGAACTCTGTTGCTCATTTTAGGCCTCTTAATTGTCTTTGGACATAATGCACTAACGCCAATTAGCTATGTTCCACATGAAACAGGCTATACGCTTTGGACAATGCTGCACGATAGAGGATATATACTTCAGTCAGCCGCCCTAAACATTAAAGTGAGTTATCCCGTGCTTCCTTGGATAGGGGTAATACTGCTCGGTTATGCATGTGGGCCTCTTTACAGTCAACAGCTTGATAAAGCGCGACGCGGTCGGTGGTTGCTTGGTTTATTTGCAGTGTCGCTCAGCCTATTTTTCCTACTTCGCGGTTTAAATATTTATGGTGAGACCTTGCCTTGGGAGCTACAACAAAGTGCCATCACTACGTTGATGTCATTACTTAATTTGACTAAGTACCCCCCGTCTTTAGCATTTTTGGTCTTTACACTGGCCGGCATGTTTCTATTGTTGTTTGCTTTCGAGCGCGTTAAGGATACGCAGTTTGCGTTTCTTGACACCTTTGGCTCGGTCCCGATGTTTTTCTACATCCTGCATTTGTACGTATTGCTGGTGATGTACGGTATTGCATTCTTTATTTGGGGGGCGAATAAAGGAAAATACGTGGGCGTAGACCATATTTGGCAAA
- a CDS encoding tRNA-uridine aminocarboxypropyltransferase translates to MRLYCEHCGYPQKTCICSHINTVDTSLEIVIIQHEKEALHAKNTARLVSLCIPSTRIILANDVVAMQSLSEHCSRRHSVLVYPSECSTPIENVDAVARSEITTLILIDGSWKQAFGLVKQNPWLTKLPAFHFISAPTSNYAIRHTTLSNALSTLEATAYALQCLDQIDVSGLYRAQRALQDKWQGPMSHRRHF, encoded by the coding sequence ATGCGCCTTTATTGTGAACACTGTGGATATCCTCAAAAAACCTGTATTTGCTCTCACATTAACACAGTAGATACATCGTTAGAGATTGTGATAATTCAACACGAAAAAGAAGCACTTCACGCCAAGAATACGGCGCGCTTAGTTTCATTGTGTATTCCTTCGACGCGAATCATACTTGCTAATGATGTCGTCGCTATGCAATCCCTATCCGAACACTGCTCACGTCGACATTCAGTGCTTGTTTACCCAAGTGAATGCAGTACACCGATAGAAAATGTCGATGCCGTTGCACGTTCTGAGATCACAACGCTAATTCTAATAGATGGAAGTTGGAAACAAGCATTTGGTCTAGTTAAACAGAACCCATGGTTAACAAAGTTACCAGCGTTTCACTTCATTTCTGCACCCACTTCTAACTATGCTATTCGTCATACGACATTAAGCAATGCACTTTCCACGCTAGAAGCAACAGCTTATGCGCTACAGTGCTTAGATCAAATCGACGTTTCTGGGCTTTACAGAGCACAGAGAGCCTTACAAGATAAGTGGCAAGGCCCTATGTCACATAGAAGGCATTTCTAG